Part of the Propionimicrobium sp. PCR01-08-3 genome, GCGCGTCGAGTTCGTTCATGCGTTGCTGACTCATGCCCTGGGCAGCCACCGGGAGAAATGAGTGCTCGAGAACACGCCGTACCTGAAGTGTCTGCAACAGGTTTTCGCGGTTCGGTTCCATCGATAGCGCCAGGTGCTCGCCGAACAGAACGGGGTCGAAGCTGACCAACCGGCGACGGGCTCCTTGACGGCCTTCGACGACTCCGATCGCCTGCATGGCGACGAGCGCCTCGCGTACGCTCTGACGACTCATGCCGAGTTGCAACGCAAGTCTGGGCTCAGACGGCAAGCAATCACCCGACCTCAGCCCGGACTGACGCAGTGCAACGAGCACTCGCTCGTGAGCTGGCAATAGCCCGACCATTGATCCCCCTCGATCGCTGATGAGTTGTGCGCCCACTCTGGTCCAACGTGTTTATTGTCCGACAGGTGACTCCGGCTGGCTACTCCTGTCGGACAAGTTATGCGTTAACCGTCCGGCTTGGGAAACAATGCTGTCGTCCTCACCAAAGAAGATCATTGATGATCGGAGCACCATGAACGGCACGGCGGAACAACACGCAATCGCAGTAGCTCGGGCGTTGGTGATGGATGCTGTGCAACAAGCCGGAAACGGTCACCCCGGCGCGGCCATCTCGCTGGCACCCACCGCTTATGCCCTGTGGACGCACACATTGCGCTTCGACCCCGATCACCCCGATTGGCCCAACCGCGACCGATTCGTATTGTCGAACGGGCATGCGTCGGCGCTGCTCTACAGCGTCTTGCATCTGACCGGCTATGACCTTGGCATGGGCGATCTGAAGCAATTACGACAGTTTGGTTCTCGTACTCCGGCCCATCCGGAATACAGACTGACGGTCGGCGTCGACACCACGACCGGTCCGCTCGGTCAGGGAGTCGCGACAGCTGTCGGGATGGCGATCGGAGAGCGCTATCTCGAGCAACAGTTCGCTGGCTACCCGGGCCTGGTCGATTTCCGGACCTGGTCGATAGTCGGCGACGGTTGCCTCGAAGAGGGACTCAGCAGCGAGGCCTGCTCGCTGGCGGGCCACCTCGGCCTCGGCAAACTCAATGTCATCTATGACGACAATGAAATCAGCATTGACGGTGAAACCAATCTGGCCTTCAGCGAGGACGTTCGCGAGCGCTTTGAGTCCTATGGCTGGCAGGTGCTCGAAGTCGCGGATGGCAATGATGGTGAGGCGCTGCGCGCGAGCTTCGATGTGG contains:
- a CDS encoding FCD domain-containing protein; amino-acid sequence: MVGLLPAHERVLVALRQSGLRSGDCLPSEPRLALQLGMSRQSVREALVAMQAIGVVEGRQGARRRLVSFDPVLFGEHLALSMEPNRENLLQTLQVRRVLEHSFLPVAAQGMSQQRMNELDALADSMIRNARLERPFLELDEQFHTMLFAGLRNKALEGFIGGFWSLFRQAPSSITRTTSLSQTAAIHKAIVNALINNDLQLAVHRLDAHFYDVQSRIASREMTNKPTTETARGRAQAVGN